The nucleotide window GTGGAGCTCGGCGACCAGCTTCAGCTCGATGGCGGCGACGCCGGTGATCTCCGCGGCCAGTTCGGCGATCATGGCGGGCGGTACGGGCATCATGGCGGCCGCCCCGATTCCCGCGCCGACGGCGGCGGTGGCCTTGCTCGCACCCGCGATGAGTCTGTCGGCCAGTTCGTCGGGGCCGAGCCCCGGGAACTGCCTGCGCAGGGTGGCGAGATCGCGCACAGGGACACGGGGAGCCGTGTCGATGATCCGGTCGGCCAGCTGGCCGGCCACGGCTCTCGCGCTCTCCCCGCTCTTGTGTACGCGCCGTTTCAGTGTGTTCAGACGGCCTGCCCCGGTCACGGGCTCCGTCCTGCCGGCATCTCCGGCATCGTCTGTGGTGCCTGCGCCTTCCGTCCGGACTGCTTCGAGCGAGGCCGATCGGCCTCGCTCGTCGTCAGTTGCGCCCACGGAGGGCGGCAGGGCGGCAGAACGCTCGGCAGACGGGCTTGCGCCTGCTGCCGGGCCGCCTGTACCGCCCTGATGCGCCTCCGCGGCTTTCCTGCGCCACAAGCGCCGCTTCCGGAACGGTGTGTCGCCTGCCACGGCCGGCCGACCTAGTCGCAGTCGCGGCAGATCGGCTGGCCGTTCTTCTCGCGGGCCAGCTGGCTCCTGTGATGCACGAGGAAGCAGCTCATGCAGGTGAACTCGTCGGCCTGCTTGGGCAGGACCCGTACGGCCAGTTCCTCGTTGGACAGGTCTGCTCCGGGCAGTTCCAGTCCTTCGGCCGCGTCGAATTCGTCGACGTCGACGGCGGACGCGGCCTTGTCGCTCCGACGAGCCTTGAGCTCTTCGAGGCTGTCCTGGTCCACGTCGTCGTCTGTCTTGCGTGGGGTGTCGTAATCCGTTGCCATGTCGCTCTCCCCCTCTTGGGTTTCTGCGGTGTCTCCAGCGCACGTAACGCGTGAGAGGCCGGGCTTGTGCCCGACCTGAGGCGGAGATTTTGCCTCACATCAAGGTCTGTTACTCAATCGACACCCAAACGCGCCCCTCGGGAGAGGTCGGCTTGGGTGGCGATGGGGACCGTACACGGTCCTGATACTGCGGTTCACAGGCGCTACCCCGTGTACTTCCCGTGATAACAACCCCCGAAAACCCGGACGATTCCCGGCTTTCCGACGGTGCTGCGATCACGGAGAGTGGAAGACGGAGTTTTAGCATCTGTGATCGATCGCACAGGGAATCACCGGGAACGGGTCCCGAAAATTCCGCCTAAAGCGAACAGTGCGATCCATTGCGGCCTCACACCACGAACCCTCTCAGACCGGCAGGGTGACGCGCATCACAAGACCACCGCCCTCGCGAGGCTCCGCGATGATACGGCCTCCGTGGGCCCGCGCGACGGATCGCGCGATCGACAGGCCGAGTCCGACCCCCTTGTCGCTGCCCGTCCGCTCCGTACGCAGCCGCCTGAAGGGCTCGAAGAGGTTGTCGATCTCGTACGCGGGCACCACGGGGCCCGTATTCGAGACGACGAGGAGCGCCTGTCCGGGCTGCACCTCCGTGGCCACCTCGACCCAGCCATTTTCGGCCACGTTGTAGCGGACGGCGTTCTGTACGAGGTTCAGCGCGATCCGCTCCAGCAGGACACCGTTGCCCTGGACGACGGCAGCGGCCCTCTCGCCGCGGATCTCCACGCCCTTGGCCACGGCCTCCGCGTGCGCCTGGTCGATGGCGCGCTCCGCGACCTCGGCCAGATCCACGGGTTTCCGTTCGACGTTCTGGTTGTCGCTGCGGGCGAGCAGCAGGAGCCCTTCGACCAGCTGCTCACTGCGCTCGTTGGTGGCCAGCAGGGTCCTGCCGAGCTGCTGGAGCTCCGGTGGGGCCTCCGGGTCGGAGAGGTGGACCTCCAGGAGCGTGCGGTTGATGGCGAGCGGGGTGCGCAGCTCGTGCGAGGCGTTCCCGACGAACCGCTGCTGGGCGGTGAAGGCCCGCTCCAGACGGTCCAGCATGTCGTCGAAGGTGTCGGCCAGCTCCTTCAGCTCGTCGTCCGGTCCGTCCAGCTCGATCCGGCGGGAGAGATCGGTTCCGGCCACCCTGCGGGCGGTGCGGGTGATCCTGCCCAGTGGGGACAGCACCCGGCCCGCCATGGCGTAACCGAAGGCGAAGGCGATGATGCTGAGGCCCACGAGGGCCAGGAGCGAGCGGTTGAGCAGCGTGTCGAGGGCCTGCTTGCGCTGGTGGTTGACGCAGATGTTCATGGCCGCGTTGAAGGCGTCGGGCGTGGCATTCTTGGGAAGGTCGCACACCTCACTGGTGACCTCGCCGGTCACGATCTTGAACGGGAGCTCACTGCCCACGTGCAGGGCCTGCGCCGCCAGCATGTAGATGATCGAGAGCAGCAGAATGCCCGCGATCAGGAACATGCCGCCGTAGAGCAGCGTGAGCCGTATGCGGATGGTCGGGCGCAGCCAGGGGTACTGGGGCTCCTGCTGTTTGGGCTCCCAGGTCGGCTTCGGTGGCGCTGTCACGGGCGCCGGGGCGGCGGGCACGGCGTCCTCAGATCCGGTATCCGGAACCGGGCACCGTGACGATGACGGGCGGTTCTCCGAGCTTGCGGCGCAGGGTCATCACCGTCACGCGCACCACGTTGGTGAACGGGTCGGTGTTCTCGTCCCACGCCTTCTCCAGCAACTGCTCGGCCGAGACGACCGCGCCCTCGCTGCGCATCAGGACCTCCAGTACGGCGAACTCCTTCGGCGCGAGCTGGATCTCCTGCTCGTCCCGGAAGACCTCGCGGCGGTTGGGGTCGAGCTTGATCCCCGCACGCTCCAGGACCGGCGGCAGCGCGACCGTCGTGCGGCGCCCGAGGGCACGTACCCGCGCGGTCAGCTCGCTGAAGGCGAAGGGCTTGGGGAGGTAGTCGTCCGCGCCGAGCTCCAGCCCCTCCACGCGGTCGCTGACGTCTCCGGAGGCGGTGAGCATGAGCACCCTGGTGGGCATCCCCAGCTCGACGATCCTGCGGCAGACGTCGTCGCCGTGGACCAGCGGGAGGTCCCGGTCCAGCACCACCACGTCGTAGTCGTTGACCCCGACACGCTCCAGGGCCGCGGCTCCGTCGTAGACCACGTCGACGGCCATGGCCTCCCGGCGCAGTCCGGTGGCCACCGCATCGGCGAGCAGTTGCTCGTCCTCGACGACGAGTACGCGCACGGCGCTGTCCTTCCTTAGGTACTTCGGCAGATCACGATGACGAACGGCCCTGGTCCGGGCCGCACCGCCGCACGGCCGGCAGAGTGACTGTGCGCGTCCATCCTGCCCGCAACGCGCATAAACCGGCGGTAAGACGACGCGGTACCGGCAGCGGTCCCGGGGAATGCGGAGGATTCACGGGCCAGTTGAGGTTTCTGGCGGATCCGGGCTGGGGATGACGACTTCACACCCGAGATCACACCCTGCACGTGGCATGACACTGCCCGTTCTGTCCCCCTGGGGAAGGCGTGATCACCCGCCCTCCGGCCCTCGGCCGGAGGAACCCCCGGGCACACCCCCGTGCCACCGACCCACGATGAAGGGGCGCTCCATGGACGCTTTCACCGCAGGTCTGCTGCAACGCATCAAGAACACCGAGTCCGACCTCACGAGGGCGCGCGAGACAGGTGACGACTTCCTCGCGGATGTCGAGCAGGGAGAGCTGGACGACCTGCGCCGCCTCGCGGCAGAACACGGCGTCGAAGTCAGCACCACAAGCGTCTGAGCCGTCGCAGGAGGGCCTCGGCTGCCATGACAGGCAACCGGGGCCCTCCTCCGTGTCCGTGCTCCCCCAGGGTCCCGCCAGGGGCCCCCTCGCGCCCGCCGGTCAGTCGTGCCAGGCGCCCAGCTCTTCCAGCAGCGCCTGAAGAGGTTCGAAGACACCGGGGCCGGCGGCCACCGTCAGTCCGCCGTCGGCGGGCCGTCCCGGACGTCCGCCGGTGAGCGCGCCCGCCTCCCGGGCGATGAGGTCGCCGGCGGCGAGGTCCCACGGGTGCAGTCCGCGCTCGTAG belongs to Streptomyces finlayi and includes:
- a CDS encoding DUF4193 domain-containing protein, yielding MATDYDTPRKTDDDVDQDSLEELKARRSDKAASAVDVDEFDAAEGLELPGADLSNEELAVRVLPKQADEFTCMSCFLVHHRSQLAREKNGQPICRDCD
- a CDS encoding sensor histidine kinase — its product is MPAAPAPVTAPPKPTWEPKQQEPQYPWLRPTIRIRLTLLYGGMFLIAGILLLSIIYMLAAQALHVGSELPFKIVTGEVTSEVCDLPKNATPDAFNAAMNICVNHQRKQALDTLLNRSLLALVGLSIIAFAFGYAMAGRVLSPLGRITRTARRVAGTDLSRRIELDGPDDELKELADTFDDMLDRLERAFTAQQRFVGNASHELRTPLAINRTLLEVHLSDPEAPPELQQLGRTLLATNERSEQLVEGLLLLARSDNQNVERKPVDLAEVAERAIDQAHAEAVAKGVEIRGERAAAVVQGNGVLLERIALNLVQNAVRYNVAENGWVEVATEVQPGQALLVVSNTGPVVPAYEIDNLFEPFRRLRTERTGSDKGVGLGLSIARSVARAHGGRIIAEPREGGGLVMRVTLPV
- a CDS encoding response regulator transcription factor, translating into MRVLVVEDEQLLADAVATGLRREAMAVDVVYDGAAALERVGVNDYDVVVLDRDLPLVHGDDVCRRIVELGMPTRVLMLTASGDVSDRVEGLELGADDYLPKPFAFSELTARVRALGRRTTVALPPVLERAGIKLDPNRREVFRDEQEIQLAPKEFAVLEVLMRSEGAVVSAEQLLEKAWDENTDPFTNVVRVTVMTLRRKLGEPPVIVTVPGSGYRI